The region ACATTGATTATCGTGTCAGGAGGGCACGTGGGGGGTAATTATATGaactatattattatataattgagtatgcatgataatgtgtattaaatatgtttaatGCACGTTATGTTTAAATGAAAACATGTTTATGTATGTTTACATCATGATGCGataatatgaattatattattgtaatttgtatGTGAGCTATGTGATGTCgtttatgtatgtttatatgaaatcatgtttatgtatgtttacattgatttttgtttatttgtgtgtatattgggGGCTATAATGCAAATGATTTGTAATTTAAGTGTTAATTGGAATTTATGATAGCTTTGGGGAGCTAAGTGGAATAGAAATAGCTTTGAGGGGTCAAAGAGGAAAAAGTAGAAAGTATAATTAGAATTACCATTAAGGGCTTAGGTCAAAGTTGAATTTGAGGGCATGATGGTAATTAGACAAATGGGCATATTATTAGGGCTGAACACTCATTTTTAGATGGGATTTTCATtttagagagagggagagtgagaggaagttctagagagagaaagaggagaagaagaagaagatgatgatggtgGAGGATTTTTTGGGCAGATGGTTCTTAAGGTAACTATTTCGTTTGGATGAGTTATTATTATCCAATGCTTCtgaaattttataatgagctttaTAAACGTGTTATTTTTAGGTCTATAAGTTATTTACTATTGATTTTTTATTCAGTGATTGTTCTGGAAAAGCTGTTGGAATAAGATTCAGTAATCAATGTTAAAAATCAGTATTAAATATTAAAAGAATTtagaaaattatgatttaaagacACTGGTTAAAATTTCAGAGTGATATCTTTTGTGTGCATGTAGATATAGGGCTCGTATATGGGTTATTATAGGAAAAAACTTTTTCTGGGAATATTCGTATGTGTGTAAGAAAAATTATGAAAGTGCTagttttattgaaaaataaatgtGGGGAAATTTTTATTATGATTATAAGTTTGTGTTAAGTATACAGTGGAATTTTTATGTTGATATGATGAGTACATAATTAGATAAAATTCGAGGAGTACATGAAGGTCGTAGATATTTTTGGTAATCTGATTTTGTTCTTAAGGCCTAGACAACCGGTGTAGTTTTCATTTTGGGATCACAAGTCATGATTCTAGTTTGCTATTGTGATGTTTGACATCTATTCTGATTATGGTATTATGCATATGTCAACTATAAGGTGATGTTTGGTTAATAAGAATGGGGAAGAATAGAATGGAAAGGAAAGAATCTTTTTGGCTTTCCTTTGTTTGGTTCATAAATACACATTGGAAAGGTTATTCCATAGGAAATGTTATTCAATCATGTATTAGAATTGTTATTCCATTTAAAATCTAGTGGACTAGCCATTCAATTCAACTATACACATATATTTACCCATTTTATTTCTCTTTCGTTTTTCTTGCTgcactttctttttttttttcttaaaaaaaaaacaattagcTTATTTATGATTCTACATCAATCTCTATTGACAATTTTTGTCAAATAATTAATgccattttttatttaaaaattcacTTACTATATTAGTTAAATAATAActttgatattttattaaatcttttttctttcaaatttattgtcatattttatatatattattatcattatttattttataaatatgattataacaTATAGTTAGATCAActtatactaatatatatatgtattatatgcTTAAATTGTGTGTATGTAACATAATTAACAAAAGTAAAAATTCCGAGTAAAAGTTtaaattatacaaaatatatatcaattacaaattatgaaaattgaaatatatatctttagtataaaattatattttataatttttttaataaaataaattaaaaaattctaTTGAATTAAGTACAAATTTTAAGTAATATTGATATTTTATTGAACTTTGTTCTacacaatatatataatatatattatttatttgtttaatttgtatataagcgtaatttaataaaaaaaatttataatttagaataaaaaagataatttggtatataattaaaaactaacataaaaaaaatgataatttgatTTAAAAAGAATCTTTATAAGATAGTAgagtaagggcattttggtcaaaataatataaatttcatTCCATTACATTTTGTACTATACCAAACACAATAATCCTTAATCTGGTATTGATTCCAAAATCTCTACCAAACAAAAGAATCAAAATTATATTCCATTCCTATTACTATTACCATTCCCATTCCATTTTTTGCTTTGGAACCAAACGGCACCTATAGGTTTAATAAGCACGAAAGGAAATTTAATCATTCCTAACAAGgatttaaggtaagaaaatttgGCATTTTCACATAGAGTGGGCATTGGCCCTATGATATTTGTAAACAGTAATGACCGTATAATTGAGAATTAAATTAGGGTTGTGTACCCTTACTACATATTTTAGTTTGTTATGCTTGTTTGTATTGAGCTTATTTGTAATTGATCGGCATGGACCTTATTTGGCCATGATCATGTGGAATGTGGTCTGTGATGGCAGACCCAATACTGGAGTGTCTTATACATTCACTCGGCATATGTCATGAGCATGTGCTTAGTGATGCACCTTAATCGGTATTGGTCATGCTAAATGTTTATACGTTTGCAATTAATGCAATTATGGTTTGTGAATTTGTCTTATATGTTTATTGTGATTATTATTTCTGCCTTGTGGGGTTTTCATGTTGGGCTTTGGcgcacgggtgctctatggtgtaggaaatggcaagggaaaagtcgatcaaccatgagtttgagggcTTAAGAGCAACGTGTACATATCTGGCCTCCTTGGCCACCGCAGTTAGGATATATTTGAGGGACATAAAGTATAAATCTATTTTGTCGCTTAAGTCTACTATTTCGTAAACTTCGAATGTAATTATATTCTGATAAATCTATTTGGGATCACATGTAAATATGTATAGTTTTAATGGAAAGTTCATATCTTTGTCCAAAATGTTTATTGcctaaacctttaattaatttaattacacATTGGAGTCtcttaacaagttaagcactattttaaacacaaagtgtaacAATCTTGGATTAGTAGGATGTTACATTTGTCCTCAAAATTCACATCATTATTGCTTCAACGTTTTTCACTTGAGTGTCACAACCGCTCAACAGCCCCTTTAGGCATTATAACTCCATAGAATTTACTTTCGTAACTCTACTTAAGTTCCTCAAGAACATATTGACATGTCTCTGTTAATTCTCATAGCAACATCCCATGATCATTAATTCGTACTTTCACAAAATGCGGGTAACTCCACCCTCCTTTCTAATCCTCATTACTTAATCCCTTTGGGAGTGTTCTTGTAACGCTTGCTCCATTTCCTTACTTCCAATAGTTTTCCGCTTTATGTCTATGTCACTACTACTGGATCTAGGAACAATCCATCCTCAAAGTTCACTTGAACTCTTCTAAGAATGgctcttaattgtcaacttactTATTATTATAAGTAGCTTTCTCCACAACTTTCCAATTAATGTTTCCTTGCCACTTAACTTCTTAGTTTTCTTCTCTAGAGTgcttgttatcccaaaaatttgaaaatgatgatgtggccaTAGGAATGACATgtggcatggaatagttgggtgatctggcttagcagcaaCCCAgtacatcagtgaagagttttgactgcttgagaggtgtcatgaccaagccaagtgcacccgaggagaggtccaaggtgtggtcggaccttggtccgaggagagggccaaggtgtggtcggaccttggttcgaggagagGGCCAAGGTGTGGtcagactttggtccgaggagaggcccatggtgtggtcggactttggtccgaggagagggccaaggtgtggtcggaccttggtccgaggagaggcccatggtgtggtcggaccttggtccaaggagaagcccatggtgtggtcggactttggtccgaggagcagtccaaggagtgtggtcggacgcatgtccgaggagagacaaagGATTAGTCcttatgcatatgtccgaccagcacttgtatgaatccaacatgcatgtgttcgaccagaagaCTATATTCATCAACCAAATAGACCAGACTGCGTCAAATTCCCACAAACGGCTTCAGCAAGACTCGGACTGGGTATACGCAGGAACCTCTCATTCTTTgctcaaattgaggattctgttgtattttgaatatttcttgtaatttaaatataatacaaataataaactatcccgatcctaggggatGTCAGTTTCTCAttccaagcctataaatagagggttgatgggatcaggaaaggacttttgacaatttgaatttttggtctgagttttctagagagagaaagtgcgttttcttgagagagaactcttttgtattttgagaatttacactgaagaaactcagttgacactggttcatctgatcttgagtgtagataaaataatcaaatctctaagtggattaggctattaccaactgattggggctgaaccactataaaaattgtgtgggttctttattttctttattaaactgtctgtgtcgtttgaattctcttgaaggtttgtcgttttttacgttctcacgtctttggctaaaaacgcagtcaacattttggtgctttcattgagagcctgaagagaagaacagacggtccctgaagcaatatggcacctaagaacaccaatgcggcctccaagaagacaagcTTCTTTAAAGAGCATGCGAGATCAGAGGGTCctagcgttcaagatcgtgaaactaAGCCCAGAGTCGTACTCGAGGACgtagctccagaagttgaagagctccaggaagccatgagcgccttccaggaggagatggctcaattcaacgccaggcaggaggcgttcgctgaggaaatggctaggcagaatgctgcattcgagcagcagaaacaggagatggacgctaggagtgaggagatccgtcgacagcaggaggaggccgacaggcgacatcgcgaagctgcactcgcgctggaggcagctacgcagctgacccgagccaatgcccaAGTTGCACCTGGGGTGGCAGCCACcacagaggcaaggaccacagaacctggtcgtaagaaaactgatagaccaggcagaggtggtagtaacccacctggtcatgaggaggatggagtccgatcgcgcactagctcaactcaaagggggaactccaaaaccccctcaaggagccaccgatcagagacttccagatcagggagtcacaagtcaggcagcaagaaaacacctcctgagcaggagcataataaagctcctcgtggcaatgagacttcccacttcaaagataggcatgggcgtgatgaagctgacagtcatcacactaaccattctaaggagaagaataataatagCCATCAAGGAGGGGAGGATCGAccagctcagacaggaaggccaccaaggcatcccaaccagcgcagtggcaaggagcacgtCCACGTAGCAAACCATctgagaagactcggagtacggtgttcgatcggttgggaaagcacactgctcagaaggacctgatgaacgtcattgatgatagaaggaggatcgtcccggtcgaagggcaagagccaatccgtcctaccaatcgagtagaaatacttgatgatggtttgccggataggaacacccgaccaggcggtcccgaaagTGAGTCCCCAGcggtggccccaggcatccaagcccagcttgatgctttgatagCAGCAGTCCAGAGTTTGTCAAAGCAACCAGCTGCGATTGATCCAGTAGATCACAGAAGTGGCAGCCCTTTTtatgctcgaattagagcagctcaaccaccagcgAAATACAAAGCACTGGTACTACCAGTTTATACAAAAAAGGCAGACCCAGTAAGACACGTTGGAaagtttgaagatcagatggagctgctcggggtgagtgatgactatcgctacagagtcttccccaccacattgtcagacactgcccaggagtggtactggaaatttaaaccagactccatcacttcttgggaaagttttaggaaggagttttgcaggcagtttagtactgctcgaacccctcctgtttatgccaatcacttggtggatattaggcaaggaaaagatgagtctctcaagaactacattcaaaggttcatgagagaagctaaccgagctactgcggttggagatgaggggaagatggtggcgatCTCTTCCAGCAttatctatcgaagtcctttgtgggacagcatccattgtcatccaatttcaacattacaacaatttttagaCCGGGCggataagtacatgaagttggatgatgcaattgagaagggagaaaatggattgaacaatccgagcgggtcgaatgatccccccaagaatggtgggaatgatcaaggtggtggtaagaaacgtgggaataacgggtctgaccgccacaatgagaagaaggctaagtcgggaccaaacgacaagccaactaagtatgaacctcgattcaccaactacaccacccTTTCGGCGAGTCGAGCAGAGATCTACTTGGCCAGTCATCAAGAAgtcccttaccggaaacccccaccaatcaagaaagagatgagtaaaagagatatgaacaagttctgtcgcttccatggagactatggtcacgacacgaatgagtgtaatcatctcaaagatgagatagagtttctcctccggtcggggaagctaaaaaagtatcgagcagagaagacccaaggagaggggagaaacaacaatcctgggttcaagcggcaacgatccccacctttgcaacctgaacctgtggacttcacactagatactatatgtggaggaccacatcttgctggagatagcaacaaggcaagggagaggtatgctcgcacccttcgtcacgAATTGGatgcggcatccacctccgaagTTATGACAGTGGAGGAGCAACCACCGaagaacccaagatatgaaagtgagtccctcactttcactgaagaagatgcccggcacgtgaggtatcctcacaatgaccctcttgttgtgacagtccaaattgctaatatgaaagtgaagagatgtctggtcgatacagggagctctgtgaacattatttataagtcgtccttcgagaagatgaagctatctgtcaatgacttgaaaccgtgctctcaagtcatttatggatttactggagaaggattgtcaccagctgggacaatcaagttgCCAGTCACAACGGGGGAAGCTCCCAGGCATGAAACCGTAATgaccgagtttttgattgttgattgcccgtccgcctacaatgtggttattggtcgaccactgctcacaaacttacatgcagtagtttcaatctggcacctttctatgaagttcccgactagtgctggcataggctgtgtccaaggagaccagagggaggctagggagtgctataatgcctcggtagctaaggcaaagaagggtgcCAAGGAGAGCaatatgattgtatgtgttgagaaagaggaggtggacaagatggatgtcgaccagagtcttgcagttgtaaccgatgaagagatgttagagcAGAAGACCCtatctggtgatgaagtcaccaaatagggcgttgcccaaagcgagggaagggactttgatcctcgctttggggattatgaaagtgatgtgggaccgtccgaggagttagaggaggtccttatagatgagaatgacccgacgataggggtcaaaattggaaaatagtttaaagcagaggtgagagcacagctgatagaatttttgcgaaggaatcaagatgtcttcgcctggtctcacaaagaTTTGGTGGgcatctcaccaactgtgatcagccacgtgctcaacgtggatgaaaactatccagcagtgcagcagaagaggagattgcttgacaaggatcgagcaaaagctcttaaggaggaagtaaagcggttaaaggagaatgggtttattagGGAAGCATactaccctgcctgggtttcaaacccagtgttagtgcccaaacccaatgggaagtggaggacttgcgtagattttactgatctgaacaaagcatgtccaaaggattgctttcctttgccaagaatagactagttggtagatgcaacctctggtcatgagacattgtccttcatggatgcatattcggggtacaaccagatcagcatgcatcctcctgatgaagagcataccagcttccgaacagatataggaCTATACTactataaggtcatgcccttcggactgaagaatgcaggGGCTACCTATCAGCGTTTGGTGAACGGTATGTTTCGCGACTTAATCGGCAAaagcatggaggtgtatgtagaagatatgctggtgaagtcataagaagctgaagggcacgtgcgagacttagaggagtgcttcgcAATACTGGGAAAATACAGCATggagttaaaccccctcaagtgctcatttggagtgggttctggaaaattccttgggtttattgtgaactcccgaggaatagaggcaaacccataaaagataaaggccctcatagaaatgaagtctccagctagaataaaggatgtacaaagcctgactgggcggattgcagctctaagcaggttcgtttcgaaatcaacggacaagtgcgtcccgttttttaacctgcttagaggaggcaagaagtttgagtggactgcagaatgtgagcaagctttccaggccataaaagagcatttggcccaacctcctgtcctttctaagccagttgatggagaagacctctttttgTACCTAGCAGTTATagagcatgctgttagtgctgccttagtacgagaggatGTTAGAATGCAGCACCcggtgtactatgtcagcaagcgattgataggagcagagtcccgaTATCCCGTGATCAAAAAGTTGGCTTACTGCCTGGTACTCGCATCACGgaaattgcggccatacttccaggcacaccccattaaggtccttactgaccagcctctacgccaagtcttacagaagccggagtcatctAGTCGGCTACTTAAATAG is a window of Humulus lupulus chromosome 4, drHumLupu1.1, whole genome shotgun sequence DNA encoding:
- the LOC133830835 gene encoding uncharacterized protein LOC133830835; translated protein: MNVIDDRRRIVPVEGQEPIRPTNRVEILDDGLPDRNTRPGGPESESPAVAPGIQAQLDALIAAVQSLSKQPAAIDPVDHRSGSPFYARIRAAQPPAKYKALVLPVYTKKADPVRHVGKFEDQMELLGVSDDYRYRVFPTTLSDTAQEWYWKFKPDSITSWESFRKEFCRQFSTARTPPVYANHLVDIRQGKDESLKNYIQRFMREANRATAVGDEGKMVAISSSIIYRSPLWDSIHCHPISTLQQFLDRADKYMKLDDAIEKGENGLNNPSGSNDPPKNGGNDQGGGKKRGNNGSDRHNEKKAKSGPNDKPTKYEPRFTNYTTLSASRAEIYLASHQEVPYRKPPPIKKEMSKRDMNKFCRFHGDYGHDTNECNHLKDEIEFLLRSGKLKKYRAEKTQGEGRNNNPGFKRQRSPPLQPEPVDFTLDTICGGPHLAGDSNKARERYARTLRHELDAASTSEVMTVEEQPPKNPRYESESLTFTEEDARHVRYPHNDPLVVTVQIANMKVKRCLVDTGSSVNIIYKSSFEKMKLSVNDLKPCSQVIYGFTGEGLSPAGTIKLPVTTGEAPRHETVMTEFLIVDCPSAYNVVIGRPLLTNLHAVVSIWHLSMKFPTSAGIGCVQGDQREARECYNASVAKAKKGAKESNMIVCVEKEEVDKMDVDQSLAVVTDEEMLEQKTLSGDEVTK